Proteins encoded by one window of Candidatus Zixiibacteriota bacterium:
- a CDS encoding DUF2087 domain-containing protein, which yields MNRITAVEFRARLEALCTQRNNPGLPRRRRDQLILLGSIVRELVPGRTYSEPDINAVIAAWLADVGRSIDIDFVSLRRQLVDEGFLARDPAGNAYRLEPQRTADLFEPETAAIDPAQAVREARERREKRRQAHR from the coding sequence ATGAACCGCATTACGGCGGTTGAATTCCGCGCGCGGCTCGAGGCCCTCTGCACCCAGCGCAACAACCCGGGTCTCCCCCGCCGGCGGCGCGACCAACTCATCCTGCTCGGGAGCATCGTGCGGGAACTGGTTCCGGGGCGCACCTACAGCGAGCCCGACATCAACGCGGTGATCGCGGCGTGGCTGGCCGATGTCGGCCGGTCGATCGATATCGACTTCGTGTCGCTGCGCCGGCAACTGGTCGATGAAGGCTTCCTGGCGCGCGATCCGGCCGGCAACGCCTACCGCCTGGAGCCGCAGCGGACGGCCGACTTGTTCGAACCCGAGACGGCGGCGATCGACCCGGCGCAGGCAGTGCGGGAGGCGCGGGAGCGGCGCGAGAAGCGCCGCCAGGCGCACCGGTGA
- a CDS encoding ABC transporter ATP-binding protein — MRDKIRWLWRYWRHYPKVLVILLVLTPLQTALMVALPRLIGLTIDYLNTGAAPRTGAAGWLSELGRAIGLNTTAAYAVTFILFGLIAYALYAYFQSWRAWMNTRLEWHFRQEAFDGITAKGPDFFNHYRSGDLLTRMTDDVQDKLSWFACSGIFRLYEATLAVVFIVASMLTISPGLTAWTALPLPFIVVLFFRSSSLLDRRYDALQKRISDFNDVMEACFSGIRVVKAYVREQAQKVKFTGAAEERRKAEIDAVRIAAVMDSLYHYLWQFAVVIVLLAGGYRVLYADLSIGSIATFIYYATWLVFPMFDIGQFLVKSRQSAVSIDRLVELEKVPPMVADIGRLSPNGEGQGRLTFENVSFAFEGMERKILEDVSFEIAPGQTAAIVGKVGSGKSWLVNLIPRLVDPTAGTVRLDGLDLREYRLEELRRAIGFVPQEPVLFSDTIRNNIIFGREGISETLLEWAIDVARLRGEIAGFPQGLETPIGTRGVAISGGQKQRLALARALVGKPRILVLDDCTSALDSRTEAELWERLHEVMPEMTAVLITHRPDTLERADRIFVLDSGRVVEQGAHSALIDAEGDYARIYRRLQLAEAVN, encoded by the coding sequence ATGCGGGATAAAATACGGTGGCTCTGGCGGTACTGGCGGCACTACCCCAAAGTGCTCGTCATCCTGCTCGTGCTCACTCCGCTGCAGACGGCTCTCATGGTGGCGCTCCCGCGCCTCATCGGGCTGACTATCGACTACCTCAACACGGGCGCTGCCCCCCGGACCGGCGCGGCCGGGTGGCTGAGCGAACTCGGCCGCGCGATCGGTCTGAACACGACCGCCGCCTACGCCGTGACGTTCATCCTGTTCGGCCTGATCGCCTACGCCCTCTACGCCTACTTCCAGTCCTGGCGGGCTTGGATGAACACCCGCCTCGAGTGGCACTTCCGCCAGGAGGCTTTCGACGGCATCACGGCCAAGGGCCCGGACTTCTTCAACCACTACCGGTCCGGCGATCTGCTCACGCGCATGACCGACGACGTCCAGGACAAGCTCTCCTGGTTCGCCTGCTCGGGGATCTTCCGGCTGTACGAGGCGACGCTCGCGGTGGTTTTCATCGTGGCCTCGATGCTCACGATCAGTCCCGGCCTGACCGCCTGGACCGCCCTGCCGCTGCCGTTCATCGTCGTCCTGTTCTTCCGCAGCAGCTCGCTGCTGGACCGGCGCTACGATGCCCTCCAGAAGCGCATCTCCGACTTCAACGACGTCATGGAGGCCTGCTTCTCGGGGATCCGGGTGGTCAAGGCGTACGTCCGCGAGCAGGCCCAGAAGGTGAAATTCACGGGCGCCGCCGAGGAGCGCCGCAAGGCCGAGATCGACGCCGTGCGGATCGCGGCCGTCATGGACTCGCTCTACCACTACCTGTGGCAGTTCGCGGTCGTGATCGTGCTGCTCGCCGGCGGCTACCGCGTGCTCTACGCCGACCTGTCGATCGGCAGCATCGCCACCTTCATCTACTACGCCACCTGGCTGGTCTTCCCGATGTTCGACATCGGGCAGTTCCTCGTCAAGTCGCGGCAGTCGGCGGTCTCGATCGACCGCCTCGTCGAGCTGGAGAAGGTGCCGCCGATGGTGGCCGACATCGGCCGGCTCAGCCCCAACGGCGAGGGCCAGGGGCGGCTGACATTCGAGAACGTCAGCTTCGCCTTCGAGGGCATGGAGCGGAAGATCCTCGAGGACGTGTCGTTCGAGATCGCGCCGGGCCAGACCGCCGCGATTGTCGGCAAAGTCGGCTCCGGCAAGAGCTGGCTGGTCAACTTGATCCCCCGGCTGGTCGACCCGACCGCGGGGACCGTGCGGCTCGACGGCCTCGACCTGCGTGAGTACCGCCTCGAGGAGCTCCGCCGCGCGATCGGGTTCGTGCCCCAGGAACCGGTCCTCTTCTCGGACACGATCCGCAACAACATCATCTTCGGCCGCGAGGGGATCTCGGAGACGCTGCTCGAGTGGGCGATCGACGTCGCCCGGCTCCGCGGCGAAATCGCGGGCTTCCCGCAGGGGTTGGAGACCCCGATCGGCACCCGGGGAGTGGCCATCTCGGGCGGGCAGAAGCAGCGCCTGGCTCTCGCCCGCGCGCTCGTCGGCAAACCGAGAATTCTCGTGCTCGACGACTGCACGAGCGCGCTCGACTCCCGCACCGAGGCCGAGCTGTGGGAACGCCTCCACGAGGTCATGCCCGAGATGACGGCCGTACTGATCACCCACCGCCCCGACACCCTCGAGCGCGCCGACCGGATCTTTGTGCTCGACAGCGGTCGCGTCGTCGAACAGGGCGCCCACAGCGCCCTCATCGACGCCGAGGGCGACTACGCGCGGATCTACCGCCGCCTCCAGCTGGCCGAGGCCGTGAACTGA
- the fliN gene encoding flagellar motor switch protein FliN, whose protein sequence is MMAMLEDLPQEQSKTAPEDIRFGSAEVAEAEFQHLSEPAAKPAPRNIGLLMDVNLPLSIELGRTRMSIADILSLGPGSVVELNKLAGEPVDVLVNGKIVARGEVVVIDENFGVRIVQLMTPEQRLKLLSDEQ, encoded by the coding sequence ATGATGGCGATGCTGGAGGATCTCCCGCAGGAGCAATCGAAGACCGCGCCCGAGGACATCCGGTTCGGGTCGGCCGAGGTGGCCGAGGCCGAGTTCCAGCACCTCTCCGAACCGGCGGCCAAACCGGCCCCCCGCAACATCGGCCTGCTCATGGATGTCAACCTGCCGCTCTCGATCGAGCTCGGCCGCACCCGGATGTCGATCGCCGACATCCTCTCGCTTGGGCCCGGATCGGTCGTCGAACTGAACAAGCTGGCCGGCGAGCCGGTCGACGTGCTGGTCAACGGAAAAATCGTGGCGCGCGGCGAAGTGGTCGTCATCGACGAAAACTTCGGCGTCCGCATCGTCCAACTCATGACGCCGGAGCAGCGGCTGAAACTGCTGAGCGATGAACAGTAA
- a CDS encoding RNA-binding protein: MKIYIGNMSYSTTEDQLRQAFEAFGEVSEVNLVMDRDSGRPKGFAFVEMPNQDEGKAAIAAMNGKEFDGRTLNVDEARPRREGAGGGGGGRGGRGGFGGGGGGNRRGGW; encoded by the coding sequence ATGAAGATCTACATTGGGAACATGTCGTACTCGACGACCGAGGATCAGCTGCGCCAGGCGTTTGAAGCCTTTGGCGAGGTCTCGGAGGTCAACCTGGTCATGGATCGCGACAGCGGTCGGCCGAAGGGATTCGCTTTCGTCGAGATGCCGAATCAGGACGAAGGCAAGGCGGCGATCGCGGCCATGAACGGCAAGGAGTTCGACGGCCGTACGCTGAACGTCGACGAGGCCCGGCCGCGCCGTGAAGGCGCGGGCGGCGGCGGCGGCGGACGCGGCGGACGGGGCGGTTTCGGCGGCGGCGGCGGCGGCAATCGTCGCGGCGGCTGGTGA
- a CDS encoding ABC transporter ATP-binding protein — translation MTAELYEHEDIGKDEKDVSVRRAFRGLLPFLAAHKKGLALCLLLLVAVTAMTLAWPWLIQQAIDKILRGQLDRPAAERDFSPLVKVGLTVVLLQIASLALMYIQRVKLETIGQNVMLDLKRKLFDHILSLDVSYFDKNPVGRVMARVESDTESLRMLFTNTVVLIVGDVVLIVGILGVMFYHHPRLALVLSLSLPALALMIYVFHRLTSHRFLEVRKRAAEVTAALAEFLHGMSIVQIFHRGAYARARVSHASERKFREDSYVNIGVCIFFNLLGYIEFVKVGLVLLLGSMWGVSSGTMVMFILLIWREFEPIARTAEQLGVFQKGIAGARRIFALLSIRPKVLDPARPVDWPGLHRTIRFENVWFSYGDDDNWVLRDVSFDIPAGKRVALAGVTGGGKSTVINLLLRLYDPQRGRITVDGVDIRDLRQADLRRRFALVLQDIILFPGDVAGNIGLENGAVSEAQIVEASRTVEADAFIGRLPAGYKTEVSEKGSNFSRGERQLLSFARALAVDPEVLILDEATSSVDPETERTIQASLRRLTAGRTSLIIAHRLSTILDADQILVIRRGEIIERGTHTELILANGYYSKLFHLQFKHRNGVMTHAG, via the coding sequence ATGACTGCGGAATTGTACGAACACGAGGACATCGGCAAAGACGAAAAGGACGTCAGCGTCCGCCGGGCTTTTCGCGGCCTGCTGCCGTTCCTGGCCGCTCATAAAAAAGGTCTGGCGCTCTGCCTGCTCCTGTTGGTCGCCGTGACCGCCATGACCCTCGCCTGGCCCTGGCTGATCCAGCAGGCGATCGACAAGATCCTGCGCGGACAACTGGATCGCCCCGCCGCCGAGCGGGATTTCTCCCCGCTCGTGAAAGTCGGGCTGACCGTGGTGCTGCTCCAGATCGCCTCCCTGGCGCTCATGTACATCCAGCGCGTCAAGCTCGAGACGATCGGGCAGAATGTCATGCTCGACCTGAAGCGCAAGCTGTTCGACCACATCCTCTCGCTCGACGTCTCCTACTTCGACAAGAACCCGGTCGGGCGCGTGATGGCGCGGGTGGAATCGGACACCGAGTCGCTGCGCATGCTCTTCACCAACACGGTCGTGCTCATCGTGGGCGACGTCGTCCTGATTGTCGGGATCCTCGGCGTGATGTTCTACCACCACCCCCGGCTGGCGCTCGTGCTGTCGCTGTCGCTGCCCGCGCTGGCCCTCATGATTTACGTTTTCCACCGGCTCACCTCGCACCGCTTCCTCGAGGTGCGCAAGCGGGCGGCCGAGGTCACCGCGGCGCTGGCGGAGTTCCTGCACGGCATGTCGATCGTCCAGATCTTCCACCGCGGCGCCTATGCGCGGGCGCGCGTGTCGCACGCCAGTGAGCGCAAGTTCCGCGAGGACTCCTACGTCAACATCGGCGTCTGCATCTTCTTCAACCTGCTCGGCTACATCGAATTCGTAAAAGTCGGGCTGGTCCTGTTGCTCGGGTCGATGTGGGGCGTCTCCTCTGGGACCATGGTCATGTTCATCCTGCTGATCTGGCGCGAATTCGAGCCCATCGCCCGGACCGCCGAGCAGCTCGGCGTCTTCCAGAAAGGAATCGCCGGCGCCCGCCGGATCTTCGCCCTCCTCTCGATCCGGCCGAAAGTGCTCGACCCGGCCCGGCCCGTCGACTGGCCCGGTCTCCATCGGACCATCCGCTTCGAAAACGTCTGGTTCTCGTACGGGGACGACGACAACTGGGTGCTGCGCGACGTGTCGTTCGACATCCCCGCCGGCAAGCGGGTCGCCCTCGCCGGGGTCACGGGCGGCGGTAAATCGACCGTCATCAACCTGCTGCTGCGGCTGTACGACCCGCAGCGCGGACGGATCACGGTCGACGGCGTTGACATCCGCGACCTGCGCCAGGCCGACCTGCGCCGGCGGTTCGCGCTGGTCCTCCAGGACATCATCCTGTTCCCCGGCGACGTGGCCGGCAACATCGGCCTGGAGAACGGTGCGGTGAGCGAGGCGCAGATTGTCGAGGCCTCGCGGACGGTCGAGGCCGATGCCTTTATCGGGCGGCTCCCCGCCGGCTACAAGACCGAGGTGTCGGAGAAAGGCTCCAACTTCAGCCGCGGCGAGCGCCAGTTGCTCTCGTTCGCCCGGGCGCTCGCCGTCGACCCCGAGGTGCTGATCCTCGACGAGGCGACCAGCTCGGTCGACCCGGAAACCGAGCGGACCATCCAGGCCTCGCTGCGCAGGCTGACCGCCGGCCGGACCTCGCTCATCATCGCGCACCGTCTCTCGACGATTCTCGATGCGGACCAGATCCTTGTCATCCGCCGCGGCGAAATCATCGAGCGCGGCACGCACACCGAACTGATCCTGGCGAACGGCTACTACTCGAAGCTGTTCCACCTGCAGTTCAAGCATCGAAACGGAGTAATGACCCATGCGGGATAA
- a CDS encoding flagellar hook assembly protein FlgD: MSEITNTTVGGLMSAAANSGQTGSLQQLGKDDFLQLLVTKLQNQDPLNPMEDEDFIAQLAQFSSLEQMTNIAEGIAESNKWDYLQMQSINNVMAAGLIGKEVEASYDTIYFDGSKEPSLTITTDRFVASVEIKITNADGEVVATLTDENLASGKHTFTWDGTDAQGNRVPEGSYAVAVRAVDGAGAEYTPKLGMRGVVEAVTYRDGAAYFRVDGMEIPFGDVAAIAEEGQLGGE, translated from the coding sequence ATGAGCGAAATCACCAACACCACCGTCGGCGGACTCATGTCGGCGGCCGCCAACAGCGGGCAGACCGGAAGCCTGCAGCAGCTCGGCAAGGACGACTTCCTCCAGCTGCTGGTCACCAAACTGCAGAATCAGGATCCGCTCAATCCGATGGAGGATGAAGACTTCATCGCCCAGCTCGCCCAGTTCTCCTCGCTCGAACAGATGACCAACATCGCCGAGGGCATCGCCGAATCCAACAAGTGGGACTACCTCCAGATGCAGTCCATCAACAACGTCATGGCCGCGGGACTCATCGGCAAAGAGGTCGAGGCCTCCTACGACACGATCTACTTCGACGGTTCAAAAGAGCCGTCGCTCACCATCACCACCGATCGCTTCGTGGCCAGCGTGGAAATCAAGATCACCAACGCCGACGGCGAGGTGGTCGCCACCCTCACCGACGAGAACCTTGCCTCCGGCAAACACACTTTCACCTGGGACGGCACCGACGCCCAGGGCAACCGGGTGCCGGAGGGATCGTACGCGGTGGCGGTGCGGGCGGTCGACGGCGCGGGGGCCGAATACACTCCCAAGCTGGGCATGCGCGGCGTGGTCGAAGCGGTGACCTACCGCGACGGCGCCGCCTATTTCCGCGTCGACGGCATGGAGATCCCGTTCGGCGACGTGGCGGCCATTGCCGAAGAGGGGCAACTCGGCGGCGAGTGA
- a CDS encoding flagellar hook-basal body complex protein, with protein sequence MMASLYAGVSGLKNHQVKMNVIGNNIANINTVGFKTSRVNFQEALVQTFKGAGRPSAITGGTNPVQLGLGMEVASIDNLFQQGGLETTGQILDLAIQGSGFFILGDANGNRFYTRAGAFGLDSQATLVDPSNGLYVLGRMADNTGQIPSLATTGPIRLPFGQQDPANATEEIWLSANLDASASDANAALVESGDSNVLLVSGTALDGVGGTHRVSITGDQAIADTVTSATAGMTGAQTLGALGVTDFSDFSLTIDGARTETISGLSATTTVEELIASLNQIAGVSASLDGSGAITIMRTRAGDHATYNIVSSPAGAGDVLNTIFGAGLGATVATSGGADTTLVATDTFTPLQGSGTAGGPFVTQLGLVVDERTGLVTGLSGLGDGGVEITAGQAGIGATNGNDLVIDTESTTHTASITVFDSQGGRHTLSIEFFRSALTNRWEWSVATLGTETVLTGGSGYVQFNPDGSLNSFAYNGGNEAITINPNNGAENMEVVVNPGTAFSFDGLTGFASGTHTASIVRQDGYGVGILEKIAIDKAGNISGIFNNGVTRLLAQVMLSDFFNQSGLRKAGKSMYQESANSGSAVEGVAGQTISGQIFSGALESSAVDIAQEFTGMITAQRGFQANARVITTSDNMLDELVNIKR encoded by the coding sequence ATGATGGCATCACTGTATGCCGGTGTGTCCGGACTGAAGAACCACCAGGTGAAAATGAACGTGATCGGCAACAACATCGCCAACATCAACACCGTGGGGTTCAAAACCAGCCGTGTGAATTTCCAGGAAGCGCTCGTGCAGACGTTCAAGGGCGCGGGGCGCCCCTCGGCCATCACCGGCGGCACCAACCCGGTCCAGCTCGGGCTGGGGATGGAAGTGGCCTCGATCGACAACCTCTTCCAGCAGGGCGGGCTCGAGACGACCGGCCAGATCCTCGACCTGGCCATCCAGGGCTCGGGGTTTTTCATCCTCGGCGACGCCAACGGCAACCGCTTCTACACCCGGGCCGGCGCCTTCGGGCTGGACTCCCAGGCCACCCTCGTCGATCCCTCCAACGGCCTGTACGTCCTCGGCCGCATGGCCGACAACACCGGCCAGATCCCCTCGCTGGCGACCACCGGACCCATCCGGCTCCCCTTCGGCCAGCAGGATCCGGCCAACGCCACCGAGGAAATCTGGCTCTCGGCCAATCTTGACGCCTCGGCGAGCGACGCCAATGCCGCGCTCGTCGAATCGGGCGACTCCAATGTCCTCCTGGTGTCCGGGACCGCGCTTGACGGCGTGGGCGGCACCCACCGCGTCAGCATCACCGGCGACCAGGCGATTGCCGACACGGTCACCAGCGCGACCGCCGGAATGACCGGCGCGCAGACCCTCGGCGCCCTCGGCGTCACCGACTTCTCCGACTTCAGCCTGACCATTGACGGCGCCCGGACGGAGACGATCTCCGGACTGAGCGCTACCACCACGGTCGAGGAACTCATCGCCTCCCTGAACCAGATCGCCGGTGTGTCGGCGAGCCTCGACGGATCCGGCGCGATCACGATCATGCGGACGCGGGCCGGCGACCACGCCACTTACAACATCGTGAGCTCCCCGGCCGGGGCCGGCGACGTGCTCAACACGATCTTCGGCGCCGGGTTGGGCGCGACCGTGGCCACCTCCGGCGGCGCCGACACCACGCTCGTGGCGACCGACACCTTCACCCCCCTCCAGGGATCCGGGACAGCCGGCGGACCGTTTGTCACCCAGCTCGGCCTGGTTGTCGATGAGCGGACCGGCCTGGTGACCGGGCTCAGCGGGCTGGGCGACGGCGGCGTCGAAATCACCGCCGGACAGGCCGGCATCGGCGCCACCAACGGCAACGACCTGGTTATCGACACCGAGTCGACCACCCACACCGCCTCGATCACGGTCTTCGACTCCCAGGGCGGCCGCCACACTCTCTCCATCGAGTTCTTCCGCTCCGCCCTCACCAACCGCTGGGAGTGGTCTGTCGCCACCCTCGGCACGGAGACGGTGCTCACGGGCGGGTCGGGGTATGTCCAGTTCAACCCCGACGGCTCGCTCAACTCGTTCGCCTACAACGGCGGCAACGAAGCGATCACGATCAACCCCAACAACGGCGCCGAAAACATGGAAGTCGTGGTCAACCCGGGCACGGCGTTCAGTTTCGACGGCCTCACCGGGTTCGCTTCCGGAACCCACACCGCCTCGATCGTCCGCCAGGACGGCTACGGCGTGGGCATCCTCGAGAAGATCGCGATCGACAAGGCCGGCAACATCTCCGGCATCTTCAACAACGGCGTCACCCGCCTGCTCGCCCAGGTCATGCTCTCCGACTTCTTCAACCAGTCCGGTCTGCGGAAAGCGGGGAAGTCGATGTACCAGGAGAGCGCCAACTCGGGCAGCGCCGTCGAGGGCGTCGCCGGGCAGACCATCTCCGGACAGATCTTCTCCGGCGCCCTGGAGAGCTCGGCCGTCGACATTGCCCAGGAGTTTACCGGGATGATCACCGCCCAGCGCGGCTTCCAGGCCAACGCCCGGGTGATCACGACCTCCGACAACATGCTCGACGAACTGGTCAACATCAAGAGGTAG
- a CDS encoding flagellar basal body-associated FliL family protein, translating to MPNESDKNEKTAVTPAAAAPPPDQPAPAPGGKKKLLLFGGIGLAAVVVGIVLALGVVKPMLAPSPETPAGAAESAAPAPHAETAPAETRKESGGGHGGGADAARIFTIDDLVINPAGTGGSRFLSVSIGFEVKTEAAMIAFRAREPAIRDALITILSSKTVAQLTDTRQKEITRYQIKKRVGELMKTDELAGVYYTDFVLQ from the coding sequence ATGCCGAACGAAAGTGACAAGAACGAGAAGACGGCCGTAACCCCCGCGGCGGCCGCGCCTCCCCCGGACCAGCCGGCCCCGGCCCCGGGCGGGAAGAAGAAGCTGCTCCTGTTCGGCGGCATCGGCCTGGCCGCCGTCGTCGTCGGCATCGTGCTGGCTCTGGGCGTGGTCAAACCGATGCTCGCGCCGTCGCCGGAGACGCCGGCGGGGGCCGCCGAATCCGCCGCCCCCGCGCCGCACGCCGAGACCGCGCCGGCGGAAACCAGGAAAGAGTCCGGGGGCGGGCACGGCGGCGGCGCCGACGCCGCCCGCATCTTCACTATCGACGACCTCGTGATCAACCCGGCCGGCACCGGCGGCTCGCGCTTCCTCTCAGTGTCGATCGGGTTCGAAGTGAAGACCGAGGCCGCGATGATCGCCTTCCGCGCCCGCGAGCCCGCTATCCGCGACGCCCTCATCACGATCCTGTCCTCGAAAACGGTCGCCCAGCTCACCGACACCCGGCAGAAGGAGATCACCCGCTACCAGATCAAGAAGCGGGTGGGGGAGCTCATGAAGACGGACGAGCTGGCCGGCGTCTACTACACCGACTTTGTGCTGCAGTGA
- a CDS encoding flagellar hook-length control protein FliK, with amino-acid sequence MPTLSPDIMNLLLGVAPLPTVEPSGATAGKEAGAPPELLFGALMQTALGPSRVTSLLPLAKTASMPSGTQAASVPGQTARPADDTLAAACRPLVPATRDGERALLDDLLVSPGWDFEALETTSGDIYDKARSVLQGRAAIQAAAVSDEYSPAATNPPGSIGTGTFVPTPAALQLIQDLTPQPLDTLPAGAYIITDARAAEGRLMLDLSPKDPGHPAIRISLPLPQPSEIPAPHVSVPASAARVPLESGASPTALESWFEKVSLKELVVTPAAGHGSAQAGGAAASSEAPCKFEILAENAGRDVVIVTTPAGSDIRFRLLQNRAARPASPGTPGAALAGAKTTPRPAAAAPDTADGHFTDSRLFPLTREIRFLTLAGGRGKAPDASGEAAATLAGSAKGAGADDLRTAAAGERVQTPPARFTLPADVKTALRPGGDSVELRIDPEHLGPARLHLTVRDEHLSARVIVETARAKHTIENSLDRLVETLARADIKVDHIEVAIGQQGARGQWFAQHAPHWPRSGASGGRFDRDDETAPAPPAVPATGSSGYLGAGGVDVLA; translated from the coding sequence ATGCCGACCCTGTCACCCGATATTATGAACCTCCTGCTCGGAGTCGCGCCACTGCCGACAGTCGAACCCTCCGGGGCGACGGCCGGGAAAGAGGCGGGCGCTCCGCCGGAACTGCTGTTCGGCGCTCTCATGCAGACCGCCCTCGGCCCGTCTCGGGTGACATCGCTCCTTCCGTTGGCGAAAACCGCCTCGATGCCATCGGGGACGCAGGCCGCTTCGGTCCCCGGTCAGACCGCTCGGCCCGCCGACGATACTCTGGCCGCCGCCTGCCGTCCGCTTGTCCCGGCGACACGCGACGGTGAACGCGCACTCTTGGACGACCTCCTCGTTTCGCCGGGATGGGATTTCGAGGCGCTGGAGACGACGAGCGGTGACATTTATGACAAGGCCCGGTCGGTCCTCCAGGGGCGGGCGGCGATCCAGGCCGCTGCTGTCTCGGACGAATACTCCCCGGCGGCGACGAACCCGCCGGGATCTATCGGAACCGGAACTTTCGTTCCCACCCCGGCCGCACTGCAACTGATTCAGGATCTTACCCCGCAGCCGCTCGACACGCTCCCGGCCGGTGCGTACATAATCACCGACGCGCGCGCGGCCGAGGGCCGGCTGATGCTCGATCTTTCCCCGAAAGACCCGGGGCACCCGGCCATTCGCATTTCGCTGCCGTTGCCGCAGCCGTCGGAGATCCCGGCTCCCCACGTGTCCGTCCCTGCGTCCGCGGCCCGGGTCCCGCTGGAGAGCGGCGCATCGCCGACCGCACTCGAGAGCTGGTTTGAGAAGGTCAGCCTCAAGGAGCTGGTGGTCACGCCTGCCGCCGGCCACGGATCGGCGCAGGCGGGCGGCGCGGCTGCTTCGTCCGAGGCTCCCTGCAAATTTGAAATCCTCGCTGAAAATGCCGGTCGGGACGTGGTGATTGTAACCACGCCCGCCGGCAGCGATATTCGTTTTCGCCTCCTGCAGAATCGGGCGGCGCGCCCGGCTTCGCCCGGAACCCCGGGGGCGGCCCTGGCGGGCGCCAAGACAACGCCGCGCCCGGCCGCCGCCGCACCAGACACTGCCGATGGACACTTCACCGACAGCCGTCTGTTCCCTCTGACCCGCGAGATCCGGTTCCTCACGCTGGCAGGGGGCAGAGGCAAGGCCCCCGATGCATCCGGCGAGGCGGCTGCGACCCTGGCCGGGTCGGCCAAAGGCGCCGGCGCAGACGATCTCCGCACGGCGGCCGCCGGCGAGCGGGTGCAGACGCCGCCCGCCCGTTTCACGCTGCCGGCGGACGTGAAGACGGCCCTCCGCCCCGGCGGCGACTCGGTCGAACTGCGCATCGACCCCGAGCATCTCGGCCCGGCCCGGCTCCACCTGACGGTGCGCGACGAGCATCTCTCCGCCCGGGTCATCGTCGAGACCGCCCGCGCGAAACACACGATTGAGAATTCCCTGGACCGCCTTGTCGAGACCCTCGCCCGGGCGGACATAAAAGTGGATCACATCGAAGTGGCGATCGGCCAGCAGGGGGCGCGCGGGCAGTGGTTTGCGCAGCACGCGCCGCACTGGCCACGCTCCGGCGCTTCCGGAGGCCGCTTCGACCGAGACGATGAAACCGCCCCCGCCCCGCCCGCGGTCCCCGCGACCGGATCGTCCGGCTATCTCGGCGCCGGCGGGGTGGATGTTTTGGCATAG
- the fliM gene encoding flagellar motor switch protein FliM: MAKILTQDEIDALLTTVSSGESAPGAERGRDDRMRSVLAYDFKHPNRVSKDQLRTLENMHDNFAGHYSSSLSTIMRTIVDVDLVSVDQITYTEFIMSLVTPSCSCTFAAEPLDGLSLVDFNPTLTFSFIDRMFGGSGKILETERELTPIERSVMGRLTHRLYRDLERSWENIVEIKVEQKSFETNPQFIQIVPPGETVVVVSFQVKIFQSTGLLTICYPYVALEPIITKLSAQNWIDATKKRLQKSDRDVNLTNLNDVAVDLSAILLDTSIRMREFLDLRIGDVVPSEKKINAPIEVFVNRRRKYTARPGLAGKKRAFQVIDVCERSSEEKKQ; the protein is encoded by the coding sequence GTGGCGAAGATCCTGACCCAGGATGAAATCGATGCCCTGCTGACGACGGTGTCGTCGGGCGAATCGGCCCCGGGCGCGGAGCGCGGGCGCGACGATCGCATGCGGTCCGTCCTCGCCTACGATTTCAAGCACCCCAACCGGGTGTCGAAAGACCAGCTCCGCACGCTGGAGAACATGCACGACAACTTCGCCGGGCACTACAGCTCGTCGCTGTCGACGATCATGCGGACCATCGTCGACGTCGATCTCGTCAGCGTCGACCAGATCACCTACACTGAATTCATCATGTCGCTGGTGACGCCCTCGTGCAGCTGCACGTTTGCGGCGGAGCCGCTCGACGGGCTGAGCCTGGTCGACTTCAACCCGACCCTGACCTTCTCGTTCATCGACCGCATGTTCGGCGGGAGCGGCAAGATCCTCGAGACCGAGCGCGAGCTGACCCCCATCGAGCGCTCCGTCATGGGACGGCTCACCCACCGGCTCTACCGCGACCTCGAACGGTCCTGGGAGAACATCGTCGAGATCAAGGTCGAGCAGAAATCGTTCGAGACCAACCCGCAGTTCATCCAGATCGTCCCGCCCGGCGAAACGGTCGTGGTGGTCTCGTTCCAGGTGAAGATCTTCCAGTCGACCGGGCTGCTCACCATCTGCTACCCCTACGTTGCGCTCGAGCCGATCATCACCAAGCTCTCGGCCCAGAACTGGATCGACGCGACCAAGAAGCGGCTCCAGAAATCCGACCGCGACGTGAATCTCACCAATCTCAACGACGTGGCCGTCGACCTGTCGGCCATCCTGCTCGACACGTCCATCCGCATGCGGGAGTTCCTCGACCTGCGCATCGGGGATGTCGTGCCGTCGGAGAAGAAAATCAACGCGCCCATCGAGGTCTTCGTCAACCGCCGGCGCAAGTACACGGCGCGGCCCGGCCTGGCGGGCAAGAAGCGCGCGTTCCAGGTTATCGATGTATGTGAACGCTCATCGGAGGAGAAGAAGCAATGA